One window of Ralstonia pickettii DTP0602 genomic DNA carries:
- a CDS encoding FeS cluster assembly scaffold IscU (K04488: iscU, nifU; nitrogen fixation protein NifU and related proteins), whose protein sequence is MSYSTKVLDHYENPRNVGSFDKNDDAVGTGMVGAPACGDVMKLQIKVNEAGVIEDAKFKTYGCGSAIASSSLVTEWVKGKTVDQALEIKNTQIAEELALPPVKIHCSILAEDAIKAAVEDYKKKHGEAEQKAA, encoded by the coding sequence ATGTCATACAGCACAAAGGTTCTCGACCACTATGAAAACCCCCGCAACGTCGGTTCGTTCGACAAGAACGACGATGCGGTCGGCACCGGTATGGTTGGCGCACCGGCTTGCGGCGACGTGATGAAGCTGCAGATCAAGGTCAACGAGGCTGGCGTGATCGAAGACGCCAAGTTCAAGACCTACGGCTGCGGCTCGGCCATCGCTTCGTCCTCGCTCGTGACCGAGTGGGTCAAGGGCAAGACCGTGGACCAGGCGCTGGAGATCAAGAACACCCAGATCGCCGAAGAACTGGCGCTGCCGCCGGTGAAGATCCACTGCTCGATCCTGGCCGAAGACGCGATCAAGGCCGCTGTCGAGGACTACAAGAAGAAGCACGGCGAGGCCGAGCAGAAGGCTGCCTGA
- a CDS encoding heme biosynthesis protein HemY (K13628: iscA, ISCA1; iron-sulfur cluster assembly protein), translated as MITMTEKAAKHVARYLERRGKGVGLRLGVKTTGCSGLAYKLEYVDDLLPEDKVFESHGIKVIVDAKSLPYIDGTELDYAREGLNEGFRFNNPNVKDECGCGESFTV; from the coding sequence ATGATCACGATGACCGAGAAGGCGGCCAAGCATGTCGCCCGCTACCTGGAACGCCGCGGCAAGGGCGTGGGCCTGCGCCTGGGCGTGAAGACCACCGGCTGCTCGGGCCTCGCCTACAAGCTGGAATACGTGGACGACCTGCTGCCGGAAGACAAGGTGTTCGAGTCGCACGGCATCAAGGTCATCGTCGACGCCAAGAGCCTGCCGTATATCGACGGCACCGAACTCGACTATGCGCGCGAAGGGTTGAACGAAGGTTTCCGCTTCAACAACCCCAACGTCAAGGACGAGTGCGGCTGCGGCGAGTCCTTCACGGTCTGA
- a CDS encoding GNAT family acetyltransferase, which yields MERSIVGFRRDEEGHWVAELDCGHGQHVRHDPPWQSRPWTQSEQGRAGMIGRRVNCLKCDRNEPPAEWAGKPAER from the coding sequence GTGGAGCGCAGCATCGTCGGGTTCCGCCGGGACGAGGAAGGCCACTGGGTGGCGGAACTCGACTGCGGGCACGGCCAGCATGTGCGGCATGATCCGCCGTGGCAGTCGCGGCCATGGACTCAGAGCGAGCAGGGCCGCGCCGGCATGATCGGCAGGCGGGTGAACTGCCTGAAGTGCGACCGCAACGAGCCGCCAGCCGAGTGGGCAGGTAAGCCTGCTGAGCGGTAG
- the hscB gene encoding CoA-transferase (J-type co-chaperone that regulates the ATPase and peptide-binding activity of Hsc66 chaperone; may function in biogenesis of iron-sulfur proteins~K04082: hscB, HSCB, HSC20; molecular chaperone HscB) encodes MKDDFFALFGLPAQYGVDEAALDAAYRTVQSQAHPDRFASAGDAERRVAMQWAAHANEAYRTLRQPLRRATYLLKLRGVDVQAENNTAMTPAFLMQQMEWREALQEAVEARDVDRLDALLRSLRQEKRERHAALGALLDAGDNEAAGGAVRQLMFIEKIEHDTSEAIDRLED; translated from the coding sequence TTGAAAGACGATTTTTTTGCGCTGTTCGGCCTGCCCGCGCAGTACGGCGTCGACGAGGCCGCGCTGGATGCGGCGTACCGCACCGTGCAGTCGCAGGCGCATCCGGACCGCTTTGCCAGTGCGGGCGACGCCGAACGCCGTGTGGCCATGCAGTGGGCCGCGCATGCCAATGAAGCCTATCGTACGCTGCGCCAGCCGCTGCGGCGCGCGACCTACCTGCTGAAGCTGCGCGGCGTCGATGTGCAGGCCGAGAACAACACGGCCATGACGCCGGCCTTCCTGATGCAGCAGATGGAATGGCGCGAGGCGCTGCAGGAGGCGGTGGAAGCGCGTGACGTGGACCGGCTCGATGCGCTGCTGCGCAGCCTGCGCCAGGAAAAGCGCGAGCGCCACGCCGCGCTGGGTGCGCTGCTGGACGCCGGCGACAACGAGGCGGCCGGCGGCGCGGTACGGCAACTGATGTTCATCGAGAAGATCGAGCACGATACCAGCGAGGCCATCGACCGGCTGGAAGACTGA